In the genome of Gemmatimonadota bacterium, one region contains:
- a CDS encoding sigma-54 dependent transcriptional regulator — protein MTESLLLIDDDVTLLKNIGAYFEHRGWDVFTELSGEAGLVTFDRARPDVVLLDLGLPGMDGLEVLEQFRTRDTAVIMMTGDAAIATAVQAMQAGAENFLVKPVDLEHLGAAVTRAAEKVRLRRVNRTLIGQSATTDGLDSLGGSVVMREFAHQLSVLARNDRTAVLIHGESGSGKRWAARLLHDLSPRSSAPFIEVACGTGDASWLDLELFGREQTVDTPEGGARRQGLLEVADGGTLFLDEVADLPLELQAKIDAVLEQRAFRRAGGTREIPVDIRVVAATSRSLSTMVESGRFREDLYYRLNVMPLEVPPLRDRGQDDILTLIRRFLRELAPSMPGAPTKISDDAFDRLLHHGWPGNVREMRNVLERALLLARGQPQIGAEHLPGEFRARSGPFDRRHTPLTMEEVERMHIDRTLKHHGGNRTRAAQELGISRATLIAKIKRYAIPH, from the coding sequence ATGACCGAATCGCTGCTCCTGATCGACGACGACGTGACGCTGCTGAAGAATATCGGCGCGTATTTCGAGCATCGCGGCTGGGATGTCTTCACGGAACTCAGCGGCGAAGCTGGCCTGGTCACCTTCGATCGTGCCCGCCCCGACGTGGTCCTGCTTGACCTCGGCCTTCCCGGAATGGACGGCCTCGAAGTCCTCGAACAATTCCGCACTCGCGATACCGCGGTCATCATGATGACCGGCGATGCCGCCATTGCCACTGCGGTGCAGGCGATGCAGGCCGGCGCCGAAAACTTCCTCGTCAAGCCGGTCGACCTCGAGCACCTCGGCGCTGCGGTCACCCGCGCTGCCGAGAAGGTCCGACTTCGCCGGGTCAACCGGACCCTCATCGGCCAGAGCGCCACCACCGACGGCCTCGATTCGCTTGGTGGCTCCGTGGTGATGCGCGAGTTTGCGCACCAGCTCTCGGTCCTGGCCCGCAACGATCGTACGGCGGTCCTCATTCACGGGGAGAGCGGCAGCGGCAAGCGATGGGCGGCCCGTCTGCTGCACGATCTCTCGCCGCGCTCGAGCGCGCCGTTCATCGAGGTCGCCTGCGGCACCGGCGACGCGAGCTGGCTCGACCTCGAACTCTTCGGTCGGGAACAGACGGTCGACACTCCTGAGGGAGGGGCGCGACGGCAGGGGCTGCTCGAGGTTGCGGACGGCGGCACCCTCTTTCTCGACGAAGTCGCCGACTTGCCGTTGGAGTTGCAGGCCAAGATCGACGCCGTGCTTGAACAGCGGGCGTTCCGGCGTGCGGGTGGGACCCGGGAAATTCCGGTGGATATCCGGGTCGTCGCCGCGACCTCGCGATCGCTGTCGACGATGGTCGAATCGGGACGATTCCGCGAAGACCTGTACTACCGGCTCAACGTGATGCCACTCGAGGTGCCGCCCCTTCGCGACCGGGGTCAGGATGATATTCTTACCTTGATCCGCCGCTTCCTCCGGGAGCTGGCGCCGTCGATGCCGGGCGCGCCAACGAAGATTTCGGACGATGCCTTCGATCGCCTGCTGCATCACGGCTGGCCGGGGAATGTGCGCGAGATGCGTAACGTGCTCGAACGCGCGCTGCTGCTGGCACGCGGTCAGCCACAGATCGGGGCCGAGCATCTGCCGGGAGAGTTCCGCGCACGCTCGGGGCCGTTCGATCGGCGGCACACGCCGCTGACGATGGAGGAGGTGGAGCGGATGCATATCGACCGGACGCTCAAGCATCACGGCGGAAACCGGACCCGCGCGGCGCAGGAACTGGGCATCTCCCGGGCCACCTTGATCGCCAAGATCAAGCGTTACGCGATTCCACACTGA
- a CDS encoding NlpC/P60 family protein has protein sequence MKAILVTKAVAPLLAGPTLATEQVSQMVLGEGAEVLGHEGRMLRVRTVVDDYEGWIHEGYVRHVDFSEAEQWLGVSGWSEGALLEDSVGVALRAPHRSRLVIEGPDRVRLPDGSAATVLAGRVRPYYNVVSDAQNDFPDAWAWREFAGSPYLWGGITASGIDCSGLVQTTFLARGVPISRDARDQIEYGTEVDFIERRRGDLAFFRGADSSAITHVAILAPDEHIVHSTVETGQVTLEPWGIGSRAAPLRARLVGIRRLA, from the coding sequence GTGAAAGCAATTCTGGTCACCAAGGCTGTCGCTCCACTTCTCGCCGGACCAACACTCGCTACCGAACAAGTCTCCCAGATGGTGCTGGGTGAGGGCGCCGAGGTGCTCGGCCACGAAGGCCGGATGCTCCGCGTTCGCACCGTCGTGGACGACTACGAAGGGTGGATTCACGAGGGTTACGTGCGGCACGTGGATTTCAGCGAGGCCGAGCAGTGGCTCGGTGTTTCCGGCTGGTCCGAGGGCGCGCTACTCGAAGACAGTGTTGGTGTCGCCTTGCGCGCGCCACATCGTTCGCGACTCGTGATCGAAGGCCCCGATCGGGTCCGCCTCCCCGATGGATCGGCCGCGACGGTGCTGGCCGGCCGGGTGCGTCCGTACTACAACGTCGTCTCCGATGCGCAGAACGATTTCCCCGATGCCTGGGCGTGGCGCGAGTTCGCCGGCTCGCCGTACCTCTGGGGTGGCATCACCGCATCCGGGATCGACTGCTCGGGGCTGGTGCAGACCACCTTCCTCGCACGCGGCGTCCCGATTTCGCGCGATGCCCGTGACCAGATCGAGTACGGTACCGAGGTCGACTTCATCGAACGCCGTCGTGGCGATCTCGCCTTCTTCCGTGGCGCCGACAGCAGTGCCATCACGCACGTCGCGATACTGGCCCCCGACGAGCATATCGTCCACAGCACCGTCGAAACGGGGCAGGTCACCCTCGAGCCCTGGGGCATCGGAAGTCGCGCCGCACCGCTACGCGCCCGGCTCGTCGGCATCCGCCGACTCGCCTGA
- a CDS encoding diacylglycerol kinase family protein, which yields MAKALLIANPNAARTAAAAVKGIEQVFRTAGWELETLATGGPGDARKLSEYGVSSGVDMVAVFGGDGTTMQAAAALVGTDVTLGVIPGGTGNLLAGNLKLPNNPVKAIDAILRGSVRPLDLGRMERYDGTHYFAVACGAGADARVMTETPSRQKHKWGMMAYFATTLRVLPQVRSVPYEITVDGSVTQLDAAMLLVANCGDIIPPIIRLGQGISPEDGLLDLVVFQSNSVGGSVRAVWDLLRDASGTYGKDVFVGYARGKEISVRTLEGPQPVQLDGEAGGETPFVATVVPGAIRVAHPG from the coding sequence TTGGCCAAGGCGTTGTTGATTGCGAATCCCAACGCTGCGCGTACGGCGGCCGCGGCGGTCAAGGGAATCGAACAGGTCTTTCGCACAGCAGGGTGGGAACTCGAAACCCTCGCCACAGGTGGTCCGGGGGATGCAAGGAAGCTGTCGGAGTATGGTGTCAGCAGTGGCGTCGACATGGTCGCGGTCTTCGGCGGCGATGGTACCACGATGCAGGCGGCCGCGGCGCTGGTCGGCACCGATGTCACGCTCGGAGTCATTCCCGGCGGCACCGGCAATCTGCTCGCAGGAAATCTCAAGCTCCCGAACAATCCGGTCAAAGCGATCGATGCGATCCTGCGGGGCAGCGTCCGCCCGCTCGATCTCGGTCGGATGGAACGGTACGACGGCACCCACTACTTCGCCGTCGCGTGCGGGGCCGGCGCCGATGCGCGGGTGATGACCGAGACGCCCTCGCGGCAGAAGCACAAATGGGGAATGATGGCCTACTTCGCCACCACGCTCCGGGTGCTGCCCCAGGTTCGCAGCGTCCCCTACGAGATCACTGTCGATGGCTCGGTGACGCAACTCGACGCCGCGATGCTGCTGGTGGCCAATTGCGGCGACATCATCCCGCCGATCATCCGGCTGGGTCAGGGCATCTCTCCGGAAGACGGCCTGCTCGACCTGGTGGTGTTCCAATCCAATTCGGTTGGGGGGAGCGTCCGAGCGGTCTGGGACCTCCTCCGCGATGCTTCCGGCACCTACGGCAAGGACGTCTTCGTGGGCTATGCGCGGGGGAAGGAAATCTCGGTCCGGACGCTGGAGGGCCCGCAGCCAGTGCAGTTGGACGGCGAGGCCGGGGGCGAGACCCCGTTCGTGGCCACCGTGGTCCCGGGGGCGATCCGGGTGGCGCATCCCGGCTGA